One window of Mesorhizobium sp. PAMC28654 genomic DNA carries:
- a CDS encoding extracellular solute-binding protein has protein sequence MTVGRTLLRSVLVAAALAAGLQMAFSDEWRTTSSLIGESKYGDNFQRYDYVNPDAPKGGTLNRVVIGTFDSFNPYIVQGSAAAGLVAFGGGLLYDTLMEQATDEGSTSHPLIADAYKYPADYSSATYRLDPRAKWHDGLPITTDDVIWSFQVLKANSPLYSRYFENVTEAIAVSDREVEFHFNQKGNRELPKILGDLVVLPKHWWEGTDANGNKRDITKPTLEIPLGSAAYKIASFKPGSEIVWQRVPDYWGAKVPVKIGRENFDTQRISYFLDDNAAWQAFTKGGFDDFRVEQRAQRWAIDYTFPAIKSGDVIKKEYPTTSPEPMQAYVMNTRRPLFQDMRVRQALTYAYDFESMNRTIFFGAYTRTDSYFEGGDLASTGLPQGKELEILQPYRDKLPPELFTQEFKLPVYDTPQSGRENLRKAYDLFKQAGWVNQAGKLVNAKTGEVFKIEFLGNDPIDERVASPFIDNLRRLGIDATLRIVDDSQYTNRTRAFDFDMLALASFAQSNSPGNEQRDFFSSTAADRSGSRNLAGIKNPVVDALIDRVIFATDRDDLLAATHALDRVLLWNYYMVPQWHLGKVRAAYWNKFGMPEKQPSYIGVDLDSWWIDPEKEKALAAKYKGSN, from the coding sequence ATGACGGTTGGCCGGACGCTTCTCAGATCAGTGCTTGTCGCGGCCGCATTGGCCGCCGGTCTGCAGATGGCGTTCTCTGACGAATGGCGCACCACGTCGTCGCTGATCGGCGAGTCCAAATATGGCGACAACTTCCAGCGCTATGACTATGTCAATCCGGATGCCCCCAAAGGCGGCACGCTGAACAGGGTTGTCATTGGCACCTTCGACAGCTTCAATCCCTATATCGTGCAGGGATCGGCCGCAGCGGGCCTCGTCGCGTTCGGCGGCGGCCTGCTTTACGATACGCTGATGGAGCAAGCGACCGACGAAGGCAGCACAAGTCACCCGCTGATCGCCGATGCTTACAAATATCCAGCCGATTATTCGTCGGCGACATATCGGCTCGATCCACGTGCGAAATGGCATGACGGCCTGCCGATCACCACCGATGACGTGATCTGGTCGTTCCAGGTGCTGAAGGCCAACAGCCCGCTCTATAGCCGCTATTTCGAGAACGTCACCGAAGCCATAGCCGTCTCCGACCGCGAGGTCGAATTCCACTTCAACCAGAAGGGCAACCGCGAACTGCCGAAGATCCTCGGAGATCTCGTGGTGTTGCCAAAACATTGGTGGGAAGGCACGGACGCCAACGGCAACAAACGAGACATCACCAAGCCGACGCTGGAGATACCGCTCGGTTCGGCGGCGTACAAGATCGCCAGTTTCAAGCCGGGCTCGGAAATCGTCTGGCAGCGCGTACCCGATTATTGGGGCGCCAAGGTACCGGTGAAGATCGGGCGGGAGAATTTTGACACCCAACGCATCAGCTACTTCCTCGACGACAACGCAGCGTGGCAGGCCTTCACCAAGGGCGGCTTTGACGATTTTCGCGTCGAGCAGCGCGCCCAACGCTGGGCGATCGACTACACTTTTCCGGCAATAAAGTCAGGCGACGTCATAAAAAAGGAATACCCCACGACGTCACCGGAACCCATGCAGGCCTATGTCATGAATACGCGGCGCCCGCTGTTCCAGGACATGCGCGTGCGCCAGGCGCTAACCTACGCCTATGACTTCGAGAGCATGAACCGAACCATCTTCTTCGGCGCCTATACGCGCACGGACAGCTATTTCGAGGGCGGAGACCTGGCCTCAACCGGCCTGCCACAAGGCAAGGAACTGGAAATCCTGCAGCCATACCGAGACAAGCTGCCGCCGGAGTTGTTCACGCAGGAATTCAAACTGCCGGTCTATGACACGCCGCAATCGGGGCGCGAGAATTTGCGCAAGGCCTACGACCTCTTCAAGCAAGCCGGCTGGGTCAACCAGGCCGGGAAGCTGGTGAATGCCAAGACCGGCGAGGTGTTCAAGATCGAGTTTCTCGGCAACGACCCTATCGACGAACGCGTCGCCTCGCCGTTCATAGACAACCTACGGCGCCTCGGCATCGATGCCACGCTGCGTATCGTCGATGACAGCCAATATACCAACCGAACGCGTGCGTTCGATTTTGACATGCTGGCGCTTGCGAGTTTCGCCCAATCCAATTCGCCCGGCAACGAACAGCGCGATTTCTTCAGTTCTACCGCAGCCGACCGGTCAGGGTCTCGCAATCTCGCCGGGATAAAGAACCCTGTCGTCGATGCGCTGATCGATCGCGTCATTTTTGCAACCGACCGTGACGATTTGCTGGCTGCGACCCATGCGCTCGACCGGGTGCTGTTGTGGAATTATTACATGGTGCCGCAATGGCATCTGGGAAAAGTTCGAGCTGCATACTGGAACAAATTCGGCATGCCGGAGAAACAACCGAGCTATATCGGCGTCGACCTCGATTCCTGGTGGATCGACCCGGAAAAGGAAAAGGCGCTGGCGGCCAAATACAAGGGCAGCAATTGA
- a CDS encoding extracellular solute-binding protein, which translates to MAVLPRRDFLTLSAAAAAAALLPGRAFANVATGVKLHGLSAFGDLKYKPDFAHFDYVNVDAPTGGTFNFAPPNWDYNQNTETFNTLNSFTSKGDAPPRMEMCFDSLMVTALDEPDAVYGQLANDVTLSNDRNSYEFSLRPEARFHDGTPLTAEDAAFTYKLYKDKGHPKITQALKFLSDVVAVDDHTLRLTFSGNQSARTVLNVVQFPILSKTFYTANPFDSSQLSAPLGSGAYKVGRLSAGTWIEYERVADYWGRDLPVNRGRNNFEVVRIEFYQNRTAGFEAFKKGEILYREESVSRIWATGYDFPAFTSGKVVKNEFPSEKLPSMQATAVNQRREHFRDARVRQAIALCFDFEWTRRNFFYGSYERSQSCFEKSDFRAEGPPPPQELALLEPLRSQLPAEVFGEAVTQPASDGSGRDRKLLGQAAKLLAAAGWKRSGDFVVNDKGEKLSAEFLVDDDLFVQVYSPWVANMKAVGIDATIRLVDSAQYQLRQATFDFDLISAAFSFSATPTRDDLEIIFHSSTANASYSRNLPGTSNPAIDALIDSVGAAKDRESLTVAMRALDRVLRARLDWIPSWFLANHRSAYWDMFGFPEQKPDFGFPVEALWWFDKGKATKIGKA; encoded by the coding sequence ATGGCGGTTCTTCCCCGCCGCGACTTCCTGACCTTGAGCGCCGCGGCTGCAGCGGCAGCGCTGCTGCCCGGCCGAGCCTTCGCGAATGTTGCGACTGGCGTGAAACTGCATGGGCTGTCCGCCTTCGGCGATCTCAAATACAAGCCGGACTTCGCCCATTTCGACTATGTGAATGTCGATGCGCCAACCGGCGGCACTTTCAACTTCGCGCCGCCGAACTGGGACTACAATCAGAATACGGAAACGTTCAACACGCTGAATTCCTTCACTTCCAAGGGCGACGCACCGCCGCGCATGGAGATGTGTTTCGATTCACTGATGGTGACGGCACTGGACGAACCAGACGCCGTGTACGGCCAGCTTGCCAACGACGTGACCTTGTCAAATGACCGCAACAGTTACGAGTTTTCGCTGAGGCCCGAGGCGCGCTTCCATGATGGCACGCCGCTGACGGCCGAGGATGCAGCCTTCACCTACAAGCTCTACAAGGACAAGGGCCATCCGAAGATCACGCAGGCACTGAAGTTTCTGAGCGATGTCGTGGCGGTCGATGATCATACGCTGCGGCTCACCTTTTCAGGCAACCAGTCAGCCCGCACGGTACTCAATGTCGTCCAGTTTCCGATCTTGTCGAAGACCTTCTACACGGCGAACCCGTTCGACTCTTCGCAATTGAGCGCACCGCTGGGGTCTGGCGCCTACAAGGTTGGACGATTGTCCGCGGGAACGTGGATCGAATATGAGCGCGTCGCGGACTATTGGGGCCGTGACCTTCCGGTCAATCGCGGCCGGAACAATTTCGAAGTGGTCCGCATCGAGTTCTACCAAAATCGCACGGCCGGCTTCGAAGCCTTCAAGAAAGGCGAGATCCTTTATCGCGAGGAATCCGTCTCACGCATCTGGGCAACGGGTTATGATTTTCCGGCTTTCACCTCCGGCAAGGTGGTCAAGAACGAGTTCCCGAGTGAAAAGCTCCCCTCGATGCAGGCAACCGCCGTCAACCAGCGGCGTGAGCACTTTCGCGACGCACGGGTGCGGCAAGCGATCGCGCTCTGCTTCGATTTCGAATGGACGCGCCGCAACTTCTTCTACGGGTCGTACGAGCGCTCACAATCCTGTTTCGAGAAATCGGATTTTCGCGCCGAAGGACCGCCCCCACCGCAAGAACTGGCGCTGCTGGAGCCATTGCGCAGCCAGCTTCCAGCAGAAGTCTTCGGCGAGGCTGTGACCCAGCCCGCATCCGATGGCTCCGGCCGCGACCGCAAGCTGCTCGGCCAGGCGGCAAAGCTTCTCGCCGCGGCTGGCTGGAAACGGTCCGGCGATTTCGTCGTCAACGACAAGGGCGAGAAGCTCTCTGCCGAATTCCTGGTCGACGACGATCTCTTCGTTCAAGTCTATTCGCCCTGGGTCGCCAACATGAAAGCCGTTGGCATCGATGCCACGATCCGCCTGGTGGATTCGGCACAATACCAGTTGCGGCAGGCGACGTTCGATTTCGACCTGATCTCAGCCGCCTTCAGTTTCAGCGCGACGCCGACCCGCGACGACCTCGAGATCATTTTCCACTCGAGCACCGCCAATGCCTCCTATTCCCGCAACTTGCCCGGCACTTCAAACCCGGCGATCGACGCACTGATAGATTCGGTGGGTGCCGCCAAGGATCGCGAAAGCCTGACAGTTGCGATGCGGGCGCTCGACCGGGTCTTGCGCGCGCGGCTCGATTGGATTCCAAGTTGGTTCCTGGCGAATCACCGAAGCGCCTATTGGGACATGTTCGGCTTTCCCGAACAGAAGCCCGATTTCGGCTTTCCGGTCGAGGCGCTGTGGTGGTTCGACAAGGGCAAGGCGACAAAAATTGGCAAAGCCTGA
- a CDS encoding microcin C ABC transporter permease YejB codes for MGAYILRRILLMIPTLLGIMAVSFAVIQFAPGGPVEQVIAKLTNQGGSDRLGGGGGDTGGSNFDVAGDVGSKYRGAQGLDPEFIKKLEKQFGFDKPPLERFGMMLWNYARFDFGNSYFRDISVLDLILEKMPVSISIGLWITLLSYMISIPLGIRKAVKDGSAFDVWTSGVVIVGYAIPGFLFAILLMILFAGGSFWDWFPLRGIVSDNWDQLSWPAKIFDYFWHMTLPLTALVLSAFATTTLLTKNSFLEEIRKQYVVTARAKGLSERQVLYGHVFRNAMLIVIAGFPGAFISAFFTGSLLIENIFSLDGLGLLGFKSVVERDYPVVFANLYIFSLLGLFVGLLSDLMYTWVDPRIDFERRDV; via the coding sequence ATGGGTGCCTACATCCTGCGCCGCATCCTGTTGATGATCCCGACACTGCTGGGCATCATGGCGGTATCGTTCGCCGTCATACAGTTCGCGCCGGGTGGGCCGGTCGAGCAGGTCATCGCCAAATTGACGAACCAGGGCGGCAGCGATCGCCTCGGTGGCGGCGGGGGCGACACGGGCGGCAGCAATTTCGACGTCGCCGGCGATGTCGGTTCGAAATACCGGGGCGCACAGGGACTGGACCCGGAATTCATCAAGAAGCTTGAAAAGCAGTTCGGCTTCGACAAGCCGCCGCTTGAACGCTTCGGCATGATGCTGTGGAACTATGCCCGCTTCGATTTCGGCAACAGCTATTTCCGCGATATCTCGGTACTGGACCTGATCCTCGAGAAGATGCCGGTATCGATTTCGATCGGGCTTTGGATCACGCTTCTATCCTATATGATTTCAATCCCGCTCGGCATCCGCAAGGCGGTCAAGGACGGTTCGGCGTTCGATGTGTGGACCAGCGGCGTCGTCATCGTCGGCTACGCCATTCCCGGCTTCCTGTTCGCCATCCTGTTGATGATCCTGTTTGCCGGCGGCTCGTTCTGGGACTGGTTTCCGTTGCGTGGCATCGTCTCCGACAATTGGGACCAATTGTCCTGGCCGGCGAAGATCTTCGACTATTTCTGGCATATGACCCTGCCGCTGACAGCGCTTGTGCTGTCGGCCTTCGCCACGACGACGCTTTTGACCAAGAATTCCTTCCTCGAGGAAATCCGCAAGCAGTATGTCGTGACCGCGCGCGCCAAGGGCCTGTCTGAACGGCAGGTGCTCTACGGCCATGTGTTCCGCAATGCCATGCTGATCGTCATCGCCGGCTTTCCGGGCGCCTTCATCTCGGCCTTCTTCACCGGCTCGCTGCTGATCGAGAACATCTTTTCGCTCGATGGCCTCGGCCTGCTCGGCTTCAAGTCGGTGGTCGAGCGCGATTATCCGGTGGTCTTCGCCAATCTCTACATCTTCTCGCTGCTCGGGCTGTTTGTCGGGCTGCTGTCGGACCTGATGTACACCTGGGTCGACCCACGCATCGATTTCGAGCGGAGAGACGTCTGA
- a CDS encoding ABC transporter permease, translated as MSGVEIAAETTPGRTARPRFSPLNQRRWQNFKANRRGYWSLWIFLVLFVLSLFAELIANDRPLIASYKGEILFPVLVAYPEEKFGGFYAVTDYRDPVIQDEIDAHGWTLWPPVRYSYQTVNNAIPEAAPAKPSWRYDAAARCKQYPQGAADPNCIVGNWNWLGTDDQARDVLARVIYGFRVSVLFGLILTTGSALIGVGAGAMQGYFGGWTDLLFQRFIEIWSAIPVLYLLLIVAAILPPGFFILLGLMLLFSWVALVGVVRAEFLRARNFEYVNAARALGVSNRTIMFRHLLPNAMVAALTFLPFLLSGSISTLTSLDYLGFGLPPGSASLGELLKQAQRNLNAPWLGISGFVVISLMLSLLVFVGEATRDAFDPRKTFK; from the coding sequence ATGTCGGGGGTGGAGATCGCCGCCGAGACGACGCCGGGTCGGACAGCCAGACCCAGGTTCTCGCCGCTCAACCAGCGCCGCTGGCAGAATTTCAAGGCCAACCGGCGTGGCTACTGGTCGCTGTGGATCTTCCTCGTCCTGTTCGTGCTGTCGCTGTTCGCCGAATTGATCGCCAACGACAGGCCGCTTATCGCCTCCTACAAGGGCGAGATCCTGTTTCCGGTGCTGGTCGCCTATCCCGAGGAAAAATTCGGCGGCTTCTACGCCGTGACAGACTATCGCGATCCGGTCATCCAGGATGAGATCGACGCCCACGGCTGGACGCTCTGGCCGCCGGTTCGTTACTCCTATCAGACCGTCAACAATGCCATTCCCGAGGCTGCCCCCGCCAAGCCTTCCTGGCGCTATGATGCCGCAGCACGCTGCAAGCAGTATCCGCAAGGGGCCGCCGATCCCAACTGCATCGTCGGCAACTGGAACTGGCTGGGCACTGACGACCAGGCCCGAGACGTGCTGGCGCGCGTCATCTACGGCTTTCGGGTCTCGGTGCTGTTCGGGCTGATCTTGACCACGGGCTCCGCGCTGATCGGCGTGGGGGCGGGCGCCATGCAGGGGTATTTCGGTGGCTGGACCGATCTTCTGTTCCAGCGTTTCATCGAGATATGGTCGGCGATCCCGGTTCTGTACCTGCTGCTGATCGTTGCCGCCATCCTCCCTCCCGGTTTCTTTATCCTGCTCGGGCTGATGCTGCTGTTCTCCTGGGTGGCGCTGGTCGGGGTGGTGCGCGCCGAGTTCCTGCGTGCCCGCAACTTCGAATATGTCAACGCGGCCCGGGCGCTCGGCGTATCCAACCGCACCATCATGTTCCGGCACCTCCTGCCCAACGCCATGGTCGCGGCGCTAACCTTCCTGCCCTTCCTGCTCTCGGGCTCGATCTCGACGCTGACCTCGCTCGATTATCTCGGCTTCGGCCTGCCGCCCGGCTCGGCTTCGCTCGGCGAACTGCTGAAGCAGGCCCAGCGCAACCTCAACGCGCCGTGGCTCGGCATTTCCGGCTTCGTCGTCATTTCGCTGATGCTGTCGCTGCTGGTTTTTGTCGGCGAGGCGACCCGCGATGCCTTCGACCCGCGCAAGACATTCAAATGA
- a CDS encoding ABC transporter ATP-binding protein → MSEAPLLSVRDLSVAFSQGGKQSIAVDHISFDIAKGETVALVGESGSGKSVSALSVLKLLPYPTASHPSGKILFQGNDLLALNEKQLRQVRGNKITMIFQEPMTSLNPLHTIEQQIVEILKLHQGMAGRPAKARTLALLNEVGIREPQKRLDAYPHQLSGGQRQRVMIAMALANEPELLIADEPTTALDVTVQAQILELLAGLKSRKNMSMLFITHDLGIVRKIADRVCVMTKGKIVETGPTKEIFANPQHPYTRHLLAAEPKGKPPAANSAAKPVMTGHDIKVWFPIKKGFFRRTVDNVKAVDGIDITVRAGQTLGVVGESGSGKTTLGLALARMISSTGIIQFNGRDINQLSFNAMRPLRRELQIVFQDPFGSLSPRMSIAEIIEEGLKIHEPKLSPDQRDSRVIDVLGEVGLDPETRNRYPHEFSGGQRQRVAIARAMVLNPRFVMLDEPTSALDMSVQAQVVDLLRNLQAKHDLAYLFISHDLKVIRALANEVIVMRNGLVVEAGPSEQIFERPQTDYTRALISAAFKIETAPVDVVSQ, encoded by the coding sequence ATGAGCGAAGCCCCTCTCCTCTCCGTTCGCGATCTCAGCGTCGCCTTCTCGCAAGGCGGCAAACAGTCGATAGCCGTCGACCACATCTCGTTCGACATCGCCAAGGGCGAGACTGTGGCGCTGGTGGGCGAATCCGGTTCCGGCAAATCGGTCTCGGCGCTTTCGGTGCTGAAGCTGCTGCCCTATCCGACCGCCAGCCACCCGTCGGGCAAGATCCTGTTCCAGGGCAACGACCTGCTTGCGCTGAACGAGAAACAACTGCGCCAGGTTCGCGGCAACAAGATCACCATGATCTTCCAGGAGCCGATGACCTCGCTCAATCCGCTGCACACGATCGAGCAGCAGATCGTCGAGATCCTGAAACTACACCAGGGAATGGCCGGCCGCCCGGCCAAGGCGCGCACGCTGGCCTTGCTCAACGAAGTCGGCATCCGCGAGCCACAGAAGCGGCTGGACGCCTATCCGCACCAATTGTCCGGCGGTCAGCGCCAGCGCGTCATGATCGCCATGGCGCTGGCCAACGAGCCTGAACTGCTCATCGCCGACGAGCCGACAACGGCGCTCGACGTCACGGTGCAGGCGCAGATCCTCGAACTGCTCGCGGGGCTGAAAAGCCGCAAGAACATGTCGATGCTGTTCATCACCCATGATCTCGGCATTGTCCGCAAGATCGCCGACCGCGTCTGCGTGATGACCAAGGGCAAGATCGTCGAAACCGGGCCGACGAAGGAGATCTTCGCCAATCCGCAGCATCCATATACGCGCCATTTGCTGGCCGCCGAGCCAAAGGGCAAGCCGCCCGCCGCCAACAGTGCCGCCAAACCGGTGATGACGGGCCATGACATAAAAGTCTGGTTTCCGATCAAGAAGGGGTTCTTCCGGCGCACGGTCGACAATGTGAAGGCGGTGGACGGCATCGACATCACCGTGCGCGCCGGGCAGACGCTCGGCGTCGTTGGTGAATCGGGTTCCGGCAAGACGACGCTCGGCCTGGCGCTGGCCAGGATGATTTCGTCGACCGGCATCATCCAGTTCAACGGGCGCGACATCAACCAGCTCTCGTTCAACGCGATGCGGCCGCTGCGGCGCGAATTGCAGATCGTCTTCCAGGACCCGTTCGGCTCGCTCAGCCCGCGCATGTCGATCGCGGAGATCATCGAGGAAGGGCTGAAGATCCACGAGCCAAAGCTGTCGCCCGACCAGCGCGACAGCAGAGTCATCGATGTGCTAGGCGAAGTCGGACTCGATCCGGAGACGCGCAACCGCTACCCGCACGAATTCTCCGGCGGCCAGCGCCAGCGGGTCGCCATAGCGCGCGCCATGGTGCTCAATCCGCGCTTCGTCATGCTGGACGAGCCGACCTCCGCGCTCGACATGAGCGTGCAGGCGCAGGTGGTCGACCTCTTGCGCAATCTGCAGGCAAAGCACGACCTCGCCTACCTGTTCATCAGCCACGATCTGAAAGTCATCCGGGCGCTGGCCAACGAGGTCATCGTCATGCGCAATGGGCTGGTGGTCGAAGCTGGCCCATCCGAACAAATTTTCGAACGGCCGCAGACCGACTATACTCGGGCGCTGATCTCCGCCGCCTTCAAGATCGAGACGGCGCCGGTCGACGTCGTCAGCCAGTGA
- a CDS encoding 2-hydroxyacid dehydrogenase → MEKGRILLAVTGFHPQRWHELLSAERDVVLEPDGAKDPSITYAVVWKQRPNLLSSLPNLRAIFSIGAGVDHIFADPGLPKVPIVRVVAGNLTQYMTEYVVWRVLDHHRQGLLYRSQQKKKIWHDPPQRPAGDISVGIMGFGTLGRAAASVLLSLGFTVNGWARGDKPMAGVSTYAGEAGLVPFLNATDILVVLLPLTPNTQGIINHGLLKELRKRNGLGGSVLINAGRGRLQKDADIVRALDDGALKEASLDVFEVEPLPKTSPLWGHPKVFVTPHAAATSDPVHLVPTMLRQMDAFERGEKLENLVDRDAGY, encoded by the coding sequence ATGGAAAAAGGCCGCATCCTGCTTGCCGTGACTGGCTTTCACCCGCAACGCTGGCACGAATTGCTGTCGGCGGAGCGCGACGTGGTGCTGGAGCCGGACGGCGCCAAGGACCCGTCGATCACCTATGCGGTGGTGTGGAAACAGCGGCCTAACCTCTTGTCGTCGCTGCCCAATCTGCGTGCCATCTTCTCGATCGGCGCCGGCGTCGATCATATCTTCGCCGATCCAGGCCTGCCGAAGGTTCCGATCGTGAGGGTCGTTGCCGGCAATCTCACCCAGTACATGACCGAATATGTCGTCTGGCGGGTGCTCGATCATCACCGCCAGGGCCTGCTTTACCGGTCGCAGCAGAAGAAAAAGATCTGGCATGATCCGCCACAGCGGCCGGCCGGCGACATTTCGGTCGGCATCATGGGGTTCGGTACGCTCGGGCGCGCGGCGGCGTCGGTGCTGCTGTCGCTCGGCTTCACGGTCAATGGCTGGGCGCGCGGCGACAAGCCGATGGCAGGTGTTTCGACCTATGCTGGCGAGGCCGGATTGGTTCCCTTCCTCAACGCCACCGACATTCTGGTCGTGCTGCTGCCCCTGACCCCCAACACCCAGGGCATCATCAACCATGGACTGCTGAAGGAACTGCGCAAGCGCAACGGCCTCGGCGGCTCCGTGCTGATCAATGCCGGGCGCGGACGCCTGCAGAAGGATGCCGACATCGTGCGCGCCCTGGACGACGGCGCGCTGAAGGAGGCGAGCCTCGACGTGTTCGAGGTCGAGCCGCTGCCCAAGACCAGCCCGCTGTGGGGCCATCCCAAGGTGTTCGTCACGCCACACGCGGCGGCGACCTCCGACCCCGTGCATCTGGTACCGACCATGCTGCGCCAGATGGACGCTTTCGAGCGAGGTGAAAAGCTGGAAAACCTGGTGGACCGCGACGCTGGATATTAG
- a CDS encoding ligase-associated DNA damage response exonuclease, translating into MRASDLLHPRPEGLYCPPGDFFIDPVRPVNRALVTHGHSDHARSGHRSVLATRQTLDIMALRYGEGFAGATQAAGLGEAIALNDVTVTFHPAGHVLGSAQIAVEHQGMRIVASGDYKRQKDATCLPFEPVTCDVFITEATFGLPVFRHPPDTEEIARLLKSTVQFPERAHLVGAYALGKAQRVMRLLRDAGYDKPIHIHGALAKLSGYYQGQGIDLGTLEPATIETGGRQDFAGAIVVGPPSAFADRWARRFPDPISCFASGWMRIRRRAKQGGVELPLIISDHSDWDELTATIKETGAGEIWVTHGREEALVRWCELEGIAARPLHLVGYEDEGD; encoded by the coding sequence ATGCGCGCCAGTGACCTGCTTCATCCCCGGCCCGAAGGCCTTTATTGCCCGCCCGGCGATTTCTTCATCGACCCGGTGCGGCCGGTCAACCGCGCCCTGGTCACGCACGGCCATTCCGATCATGCCCGTTCCGGGCACCGCTCGGTGCTGGCAACCCGACAGACGCTGGACATCATGGCACTTCGCTATGGCGAGGGGTTTGCCGGCGCGACGCAAGCGGCCGGTCTCGGTGAGGCAATCGCGCTGAACGACGTCACCGTCACCTTCCATCCGGCCGGGCATGTGCTGGGCTCGGCGCAGATCGCGGTGGAACACCAGGGCATGCGCATCGTGGCGTCCGGCGACTACAAACGCCAGAAGGACGCCACGTGCCTGCCGTTCGAGCCGGTCACCTGCGACGTGTTCATCACCGAGGCGACCTTCGGCCTGCCGGTGTTCCGTCATCCGCCCGATACGGAGGAAATCGCCCGCCTGCTGAAATCAACCGTGCAATTTCCCGAACGCGCGCACCTGGTCGGCGCCTATGCGCTGGGCAAGGCGCAACGGGTGATGAGACTGCTGCGCGATGCCGGCTACGACAAGCCGATCCATATCCACGGCGCGCTGGCGAAGCTCAGCGGCTATTACCAGGGCCAGGGCATCGATCTCGGCACGCTGGAGCCGGCAACCATCGAGACCGGCGGCAGGCAAGATTTTGCCGGCGCCATCGTCGTCGGCCCGCCATCGGCCTTCGCCGACCGCTGGGCGCGGCGCTTTCCCGATCCGATCTCATGCTTTGCTTCCGGCTGGATGCGCATCCGCCGGCGCGCCAAGCAAGGTGGCGTCGAGCTGCCGCTGATCATATCCGACCATTCCGACTGGGACGAACTGACGGCGACGATCAAGGAGACGGGTGCCGGAGAAATCTGGGTCACGCATGGTCGAGAGGAAGCGCTGGTGCGGTGGTGCGAGCTTGAGGGCATCGCCGCCCGGCCGCTGCACCTCGTCGGCTATGAGGACGAGGGCGATTGA